The Gemmatimonadaceae bacterium genome includes a window with the following:
- a CDS encoding ABC transporter permease has translation MPASLEAFLQDVRYAARGLRAKPGFTIAVVVTLALGIGANASMFSIVDRLLFRPPPMLAHPALANRVYIGSTYRGKEFIGSNVQFARYVDLTNFTRSFSRTAEVAQRKLAIGTGTDAEEVNVSAVSASFFGFFNAPPVLGRYFSTAEDAALTGTPVVVLGYGYWQMKFGGRKNVLGQAMHIGATTYTVIGVAPQGFVGLWPNAPPAAFVPLSAMGREMGADLRLRGESWNTTYHWTWASMIAERKPGVSDAMADADLTQAVLRSYTIEAATDKGMQPLSVTKPRGIAASILSDRGPNESSLARIVTWISGVALIVWLIACANVANLLLARALRRRREIAVRLALGVSRGRLASQLLTESFALALLGGVAGAAVAQWGGALLRALFLSKTTTATVIDDPRTLIFIALTAAAAGLLTGLAPLFQTAHTDLTRDLKAGAREGTYHSSHIRTGLLVFQGMLSVLLLVGAGLFVRSLAHVRATPLGYEADPVAVVNLNMRGVTLDSAQAHALRMRMLEAAQAIPGAEHASLQVTMPFWSTWDTQLTVAGIDTVEKLGEFDLNAVSPDYFATMGTRILRGRGITAQDVAGAPGAMVVSQAMARKLWPHADAIGQCVKVGADTMPCTYVVGVAENIKNSSLNSEPGLYYYMSWQQFAPSQGGLFVRMHGAAASQTEAIRRALQPLMPGVSYVTVTSMSDVLGNETQSWKLGATMFLAFGVLALVLAAVGLYSVIAYNVAQRAHEMGVRVALGAQMRDLMGLVLRQGIGVSTVGIVFGAAIALGAGRWVKPLLFNESPRDPAVYAAVAVTLLVVATLASLIPARRAAKADPMQALRSE, from the coding sequence ATGCCTGCCTCCCTCGAAGCGTTCCTCCAGGACGTCCGCTACGCCGCCCGCGGGCTACGCGCCAAGCCGGGCTTCACCATCGCCGTGGTGGTCACGCTTGCCCTCGGTATCGGCGCCAATGCCTCCATGTTCTCCATCGTCGACCGGTTGCTCTTCCGCCCGCCGCCGATGCTCGCCCACCCGGCGCTCGCCAACCGCGTCTACATCGGCAGCACCTACCGCGGCAAGGAGTTCATTGGCAGCAACGTGCAGTTCGCCCGCTACGTGGACCTCACCAACTTCACCCGGTCATTCTCGCGCACGGCCGAGGTCGCCCAACGCAAGCTGGCCATCGGAACCGGAACCGACGCCGAAGAGGTGAACGTCAGCGCGGTGAGCGCCAGCTTCTTTGGCTTCTTCAACGCGCCGCCGGTGCTCGGCCGCTACTTCTCGACCGCCGAAGACGCCGCGCTGACCGGAACGCCGGTGGTGGTACTCGGCTACGGCTACTGGCAGATGAAGTTCGGCGGACGTAAGAACGTCCTGGGCCAGGCGATGCACATCGGCGCCACGACGTACACCGTGATCGGTGTCGCCCCTCAGGGATTCGTCGGGCTCTGGCCGAACGCGCCGCCGGCCGCGTTCGTCCCGCTCTCGGCGATGGGCCGCGAAATGGGTGCTGATCTTCGGTTACGCGGCGAAAGTTGGAACACCACCTACCACTGGACCTGGGCGTCGATGATCGCCGAGCGGAAGCCAGGCGTGAGTGACGCGATGGCCGATGCCGACCTCACGCAGGCCGTACTGCGCAGCTACACGATCGAGGCCGCGACCGACAAGGGCATGCAGCCGCTGTCAGTGACCAAGCCGCGCGGCATCGCCGCGTCGATACTCAGCGATCGCGGGCCCAACGAATCGAGCCTAGCCCGGATCGTCACCTGGATCAGCGGCGTGGCCCTCATCGTGTGGCTCATCGCCTGCGCCAACGTCGCGAATCTGCTGCTGGCGCGCGCCCTGCGCCGCCGCCGCGAGATCGCCGTGCGGCTGGCCCTCGGCGTGAGCCGCGGGCGATTGGCGTCGCAGCTGCTCACTGAGAGCTTCGCGCTCGCCCTGCTCGGGGGCGTGGCCGGCGCTGCGGTGGCCCAGTGGGGCGGGGCGCTCCTCCGCGCACTGTTCCTCTCCAAGACGACCACGGCCACGGTGATCGACGATCCCCGGACCCTGATCTTCATCGCGCTCACCGCGGCCGCCGCGGGGCTGCTCACCGGGCTCGCCCCGTTGTTCCAGACCGCACACACGGACCTCACCCGCGATCTCAAGGCGGGCGCACGCGAGGGAACGTATCATAGTTCACATATACGCACCGGCTTGCTCGTGTTCCAGGGCATGCTATCGGTGCTGCTGCTCGTGGGCGCGGGGCTGTTCGTGCGCAGCCTGGCCCATGTGAGAGCTACGCCGCTTGGGTATGAAGCCGATCCGGTGGCCGTGGTGAACCTCAACATGCGGGGTGTGACGCTGGACAGCGCGCAGGCGCACGCGCTTCGCATGAGGATGCTCGAGGCGGCCCAGGCCATTCCAGGCGCGGAGCACGCGTCGCTCCAAGTGACGATGCCCTTCTGGAGCACGTGGGACACCCAACTGACCGTGGCCGGAATCGATACGGTCGAGAAACTCGGCGAATTCGATCTCAACGCCGTCTCGCCCGACTATTTCGCCACCATGGGCACCCGCATCCTGCGTGGCCGCGGCATCACGGCGCAGGACGTGGCCGGTGCACCGGGCGCCATGGTCGTGAGCCAGGCCATGGCACGGAAACTCTGGCCCCACGCCGACGCCATCGGGCAATGCGTGAAAGTGGGCGCCGACACGATGCCATGCACCTACGTGGTGGGGGTGGCCGAGAACATCAAGAACAGCAGCCTGAACAGTGAGCCGGGGCTGTATTACTACATGTCGTGGCAGCAGTTTGCGCCGAGCCAGGGCGGCCTGTTCGTGCGCATGCACGGCGCCGCGGCCTCCCAGACGGAGGCCATTCGCCGGGCGCTGCAGCCGCTCATGCCTGGCGTATCGTACGTCACCGTCACGTCGATGAGCGACGTGCTCGGCAATGAGACGCAGTCGTGGAAGCTTGGTGCCACCATGTTCCTGGCGTTCGGCGTGCTGGCGCTCGTGCTCGCCGCCGTGGGACTGTATAGCGTTATCGCATACAACGTGGCGCAGCGCGCGCATGAGATGGGCGTCCGCGTCGCACTCGGTGCGCAGATGCGGGATCTCATGGGTCTGGTGCTCCGCCAGGGGATCGGCGTTTCGACAGTGGGCATCGTGTTCGGCGCCGCGATCGCGCTGGGGGCAGGCCGTTGGGTGAAGCCGCTGCTGTTCAACGAGTCGCCTCGCGATCCGGCGGTTTACGCGGCTGTGGCCGTGACGCTGCTCGTGGTCGCGACGCTGGCCAGCCTCATCCCGGCACGCCGCGCCGCCAAGGCGGATCCGATGCAGGCGTTACGGTCGGAGTAG
- a CDS encoding ADOP family duplicated permease, with the protein MRNWLKLVGRRLRALVRGERLDAELTDEIRLHIELETEDLMRMHGLSRDEARRRAMIGFGGVERYREAQRDARGVRWIEQLAQDAKYAVRSLRKSPGFVVTSALTIALGIGVTTTMYSVVNRLILHPLPFANGDRWRVFGILIPAEGNLRASAMSQDMVDWAKRATTVDAVSIVFETGGVLSAPGHSTVASGADISPELLLQLGVKPTIGRVFGPADASQGAERTMVLSDHFWRAEFGGSRDVLGEHVTIHDTSYVIVGVVPDQLDAINDYSNTAFWAPLTPTQMALFTRQDWGVRGVARLKPKVTVERAEQELNLLKRQEVLAAGGKVSGVIPTRLVRPGDVMGTNLQVGLWVLVGATLLVLLITCANVASLHLVRAANRARELSVRAALGASRGRLVRQMSVEGLILAAFGGTAGIIFGYWMLRAVILLRPQQLRQLDVVQFDRWVLLVGIALAGLTSLAYGVLPAWHATSARFATLLRSVASTGLSRARSRLQSAVIVGELALSVVLLTGAGLLVTSFARMNAKDPGFAPDGLLEMGIVLPAPAFPDSVARTTFWSGLTIRADAAPDVAAAIPVGYSLLQSSSGWSGSALEIEGAPPGPKDQEFIYSVRRVPAAYFAILGIHVLAGRTFTPEDERGQDQNVVIGQEMARRFWPNGSAVGHRFRTYRANPWLTVEGVVSDVGLIGPSPVNRDLQFYYPTPRAGLDQAAGIMVRLRPGADVSRTLAVLRSIVKSVNPRAVITDARSERSILDDNLASPRFSTTLMIVFAALALVLAAVGLYGLIAYAVSQRTHEIGVRVALGAGAGDVVRMVLGDGVRLAVAGLILGLGAALAAARLLTTLLYGVSPTDPLVLVTIPIVLVATSLLASYLAARRAACVDPVIALRAE; encoded by the coding sequence ATGCGGAACTGGCTGAAGCTCGTGGGGCGACGGCTGCGGGCGCTCGTACGGGGCGAGCGGCTCGACGCCGAGTTGACGGACGAGATCCGGCTGCACATCGAGCTCGAGACCGAGGATCTGATGCGCATGCATGGGCTGTCGCGCGACGAGGCGCGGCGCCGGGCGATGATCGGGTTTGGGGGCGTGGAGCGCTACCGCGAGGCCCAGCGCGACGCGCGCGGGGTGCGGTGGATCGAGCAGTTGGCGCAGGACGCGAAGTACGCCGTGCGGTCGTTGCGCAAGAGCCCGGGGTTCGTGGTGACGTCGGCGTTGACGATTGCGCTTGGGATTGGGGTGACGACGACGATGTACAGTGTGGTGAATCGGTTGATCCTGCATCCACTGCCGTTCGCCAACGGGGATCGGTGGCGCGTGTTCGGGATACTAATTCCGGCAGAGGGAAACCTGCGGGCCTCGGCCATGTCGCAGGACATGGTGGACTGGGCCAAGCGCGCAACGACGGTGGACGCCGTGAGCATCGTATTCGAAACCGGCGGCGTGCTTTCCGCTCCGGGGCATTCGACGGTGGCTTCGGGGGCGGACATCTCGCCTGAATTGCTGCTGCAACTCGGTGTCAAGCCGACTATCGGGCGTGTGTTCGGGCCAGCCGATGCGTCGCAGGGCGCCGAACGGACGATGGTGCTCTCCGATCACTTCTGGCGCGCGGAATTCGGCGGAAGCCGGGACGTGCTGGGCGAGCACGTCACGATTCACGACACGAGTTACGTCATCGTCGGCGTCGTGCCCGACCAGCTCGACGCGATCAACGACTACTCGAACACAGCCTTCTGGGCTCCGCTGACTCCGACCCAGATGGCGCTGTTCACCCGCCAGGACTGGGGGGTGCGGGGCGTCGCCCGGTTGAAGCCCAAGGTGACCGTGGAGCGTGCCGAGCAGGAGCTGAATCTGCTCAAGCGCCAAGAGGTGCTGGCTGCTGGAGGGAAGGTCAGCGGGGTGATCCCGACCCGACTCGTCCGGCCGGGCGACGTCATGGGTACGAACCTGCAGGTGGGGCTCTGGGTGCTCGTGGGCGCAACGCTGCTGGTGCTTCTCATCACCTGTGCGAACGTTGCGAGTCTGCACCTCGTCCGAGCGGCGAACCGAGCCCGGGAGCTCTCGGTGCGCGCCGCGCTCGGTGCGTCCCGCGGCCGGCTCGTACGCCAGATGTCGGTCGAGGGATTGATCCTCGCCGCCTTCGGCGGCACGGCGGGAATCATTTTCGGCTACTGGATGCTTCGCGCGGTGATCCTGCTGCGCCCGCAGCAGCTCCGGCAGCTCGACGTCGTCCAGTTCGATCGGTGGGTGCTGCTGGTCGGCATCGCGTTGGCCGGATTGACGAGTCTGGCCTACGGCGTGCTGCCCGCGTGGCACGCGACGAGTGCGCGGTTTGCGACGCTGCTGCGAAGCGTTGCATCGACCGGGCTTTCGCGGGCACGCAGCCGGCTGCAGTCCGCGGTGATCGTTGGCGAACTCGCGCTCTCCGTCGTCTTGCTGACCGGCGCCGGACTTCTCGTGACGAGCTTCGCTCGCATGAACGCGAAGGATCCAGGCTTTGCTCCGGACGGGCTGTTGGAGATGGGAATCGTCCTGCCGGCACCAGCGTTTCCCGACTCCGTGGCCCGCACCACGTTCTGGTCCGGTCTCACGATCCGGGCAGACGCGGCGCCGGACGTGGCGGCGGCGATACCCGTCGGATACAGCCTGTTGCAGTCATCGAGTGGGTGGAGTGGCAGCGCTCTCGAAATCGAAGGAGCCCCGCCGGGACCCAAGGATCAGGAGTTCATCTACAGCGTGCGCCGGGTGCCGGCCGCCTATTTTGCCATCCTGGGAATTCACGTCCTGGCAGGGCGCACGTTCACCCCCGAGGATGAGCGCGGCCAGGACCAGAACGTCGTCATCGGACAGGAAATGGCGCGGCGGTTCTGGCCGAACGGCAGCGCCGTCGGCCATCGGTTCAGGACCTATCGTGCGAACCCATGGCTGACCGTCGAAGGCGTCGTGAGCGACGTGGGATTGATAGGCCCGTCGCCGGTGAATCGAGATCTTCAGTTCTATTATCCCACGCCACGAGCGGGACTCGATCAGGCGGCGGGAATCATGGTGCGCCTCCGGCCGGGCGCTGACGTGAGCAGGACACTGGCGGTATTGCGAAGCATCGTGAAATCAGTGAATCCACGCGCCGTGATCACTGATGCGCGGAGCGAGCGGAGCATTCTCGACGACAACCTGGCCAGCCCGCGATTCAGCACGACGCTGATGATCGTGTTCGCCGCGTTGGCGCTTGTGCTTGCCGCGGTGGGGCTCTACGGCCTCATCGCATATGCCGTGAGTCAGCGGACCCACGAAATCGGCGTGCGCGTAGCGCTGGGGGCGGGGGCGGGCGACGTGGTGCGGATGGTTTTGGGCGATGGGGTTCGGCTCGCGGTTGCTGGACTCATTCTCGGCCTGGGCGCTGCGCTGGCCGCGGCGCGACTGCTCACGACGCTGCTATATGGCGTGAGTCCGACCGACCCCCTGGTCCTCGTCACGATCCCGATCGTGCTGGTGGCGACGTCTCTTCTTGCGAGCTACCTCGCTGCCCGCCGCGCCGCCTGCGTGGACCCGGTCATTGCGCTGCGCGCCGAATAG
- a CDS encoding amidohydrolase family protein: MRRFPLVAALAAALLAPSTTRAQTQTHDVVLLGGWLFTSTGHTRVRNPGILIRAGKFQRVGGNLSEVKPGADTIRVADTETIIPGLFDLHAHYAMQLFGNGRVDETKAYPSLFLANGVTTTWPAGEMNADSMRALRIRIDRGLQPGPRLLNSGPYFGTARPGWKRDISVDSIYAEVDHWAELGVGGFKAKGIAPYQLQALIERAHQHGLTVTGHLDSGFHDTVNPRDAILMGIDRIEHFMGGDAYPPDRSAYASLENFTTATFASAAYRRTFQLYIQHHVYYDATLSAYGYYGKRDPAVFTYFTDEKRFLTPYMRKIVDSRPPRPVMEQFERIYWAKRKEIKAFYDAGGGDLITLGTDHPSWGEYFTPFSVHRELLSFVLSGIPPEAVLRFATINAANAMGLGDRLGSIETGKWADAVIVEGNPLADIRNVRHARLVIKSGIVYDPAKLMKSVEGTIGPATPADTVFWLGGTTGVYR; this comes from the coding sequence ATGCGCCGCTTTCCACTCGTCGCCGCCCTCGCCGCCGCCCTCCTCGCGCCGAGCACCACCCGCGCCCAGACCCAGACCCACGATGTCGTGCTGCTCGGCGGCTGGCTGTTCACCTCCACCGGCCACACGCGCGTCCGAAACCCCGGCATCCTCATCCGCGCCGGCAAGTTCCAGCGCGTTGGCGGCAACCTTTCCGAGGTCAAGCCCGGCGCCGACACCATCCGCGTGGCTGATACCGAAACAATCATACCCGGCTTGTTCGACCTCCACGCGCACTACGCCATGCAACTGTTCGGCAATGGACGCGTGGACGAGACGAAGGCATATCCGTCGCTCTTTCTCGCCAACGGCGTCACCACCACGTGGCCCGCCGGCGAGATGAACGCCGACTCCATGCGCGCCCTGCGCATCCGTATCGATCGCGGGCTCCAACCCGGACCCCGCCTGCTCAATTCAGGGCCCTACTTCGGCACCGCGCGCCCCGGCTGGAAGCGCGACATCTCGGTGGACTCGATCTACGCCGAGGTGGACCACTGGGCCGAGCTCGGCGTGGGCGGATTCAAGGCCAAGGGCATCGCCCCGTATCAACTGCAAGCGCTCATCGAGCGGGCCCACCAGCACGGGCTCACCGTCACCGGGCACCTCGACTCCGGATTCCACGACACGGTGAACCCGCGCGATGCGATCCTCATGGGGATCGACCGCATCGAGCACTTCATGGGCGGCGACGCGTATCCACCCGACCGCAGCGCCTACGCGTCACTCGAGAATTTCACGACGGCGACGTTCGCTTCGGCGGCCTACAGGCGCACGTTCCAGCTCTATATTCAACATCACGTATACTACGACGCTACGCTCAGCGCCTACGGCTACTACGGAAAGCGCGACCCCGCGGTATTCACCTACTTCACCGACGAGAAGCGCTTCCTCACGCCGTACATGCGCAAGATCGTGGACTCGCGGCCGCCGCGGCCGGTGATGGAGCAGTTCGAGAGGATCTACTGGGCCAAACGAAAGGAGATCAAAGCCTTCTATGACGCGGGCGGCGGCGATCTCATCACGCTCGGTACCGACCACCCGAGCTGGGGCGAGTACTTCACGCCGTTCTCGGTGCACCGCGAGTTGCTGTCGTTCGTGCTGTCGGGCATCCCCCCCGAAGCGGTCCTGCGCTTCGCCACCATCAACGCCGCCAACGCCATGGGGCTCGGCGACCGGCTGGGTTCCATCGAGACCGGCAAGTGGGCCGACGCCGTCATCGTCGAGGGCAATCCGCTGGCCGACATCCGCAACGTCCGCCACGCTCGTCTCGTGATCAAATCCGGCATCGTGTACGACCCGGCCAAGCTCATGAAGTCGGTGGAGGGCACGATCGGCCCCGCGACACCGGCCGACACCGTGTTCTGGCTGGGGGGGACGACGGGGGTATACCGCTAA
- a CDS encoding (2Fe-2S)-binding protein encodes MPVTFKVNGKSHTVDVAADMPLLWVLRDILDLKGTKFGCGVGQCAACTVHVNGRPARSCLLPASGLDGVDVTTIEGLSEDGRHPLQQAWEELDVPQCGYCQTGQLMSAAALLKRNPHPSDADIDLAMSGNICRCTTYLRIRAAVHRAAGTEATR; translated from the coding sequence ATGCCTGTCACCTTCAAGGTCAACGGAAAGTCGCACACCGTGGACGTCGCCGCGGACATGCCCCTGCTCTGGGTGCTCCGCGACATCCTCGATCTCAAAGGCACGAAGTTCGGATGCGGCGTCGGCCAGTGCGCCGCGTGTACCGTGCACGTGAACGGACGGCCTGCGCGGTCGTGCCTCCTGCCCGCGTCCGGCCTCGACGGTGTTGACGTCACCACGATCGAAGGCCTGTCGGAAGACGGTCGCCATCCGCTCCAGCAGGCGTGGGAGGAGTTGGACGTTCCGCAGTGCGGTTACTGCCAGACGGGACAGCTCATGTCGGCCGCGGCGTTGCTCAAACGGAATCCGCATCCGTCCGATGCCGATATCGATCTCGCGATGAGCGGCAATATCTGCCGGTGCACCACCTACCTGCGAATCCGCGCGGCCGTCCATCGCGCCGCTGGTACGGAGGCCACCCGATGA
- a CDS encoding PadR family transcriptional regulator — MAQRADLLQGTLDLLILKTLVLGPLHGWAISKRLRQLSDDVLDVGQGSLYPALYRLEDKGWIEAEWGTSPEGRRAKIYTLTTDGRKQWAAERSEWKLFSAAVDQVLKAT; from the coding sequence ATGGCGCAACGCGCCGATCTGCTGCAGGGCACGCTCGATCTGCTGATCCTCAAGACGCTCGTGCTTGGGCCGCTGCACGGCTGGGCGATCTCCAAGCGATTGCGCCAGCTGTCCGACGACGTGCTCGACGTGGGGCAGGGGAGCCTCTATCCCGCGCTCTACCGCTTGGAAGACAAGGGATGGATCGAAGCTGAGTGGGGGACGAGTCCCGAAGGGCGGCGCGCGAAGATCTACACGCTGACCACCGATGGGCGGAAGCAGTGGGCCGCCGAGCGATCGGAGTGGAAGCTGTTCTCGGCGGCAGTGGATCAAGTGTTGAAGGCGACCTGA
- a CDS encoding molybdopterin cofactor-binding domain-containing protein yields the protein MRNATVTRRDFLRVSAIAGGGILLATYIPGLAGAETLAAKASDEFQPDAYIRMTPDGMVTIMAKNPEIGQGVKTMLPMIIADELDVEWKNVRVEQASLDTTKFENQWAGGSTATPINWMPLRRVGAAGRAMLITAAAAAWGVPESACSTEPGAVVHAASGRKLSYGQLVDRATTVPAPDLNSVKLKDPKDFRIIGTPVHEVDNHAIVTGQPLYGIDVTLPGMVHAVFQKCPVFGGTVKSANLDVIKAQPGVKDAFVVEPAPGGDLSGLLGGVAIIGETWWAAQSARKKLKVVWDEGAAAQQSSASFASRAAALSKQAPQRSLRSDGDVDAALKGAAKVVSGDYFYPFISHATLEPQNCTAHYRAGKLEIWAPTQMPARGRTMVATTLGMKEDDITVHLTRSGGGFGRRLNNDYMVEAARIARQVDAPVKLLWSREDDMQHDFYRPAGFHYFTGGVDASGKLVAWKDHFVTFGDAPRYAASAGISAAEFPSRFIPNFSLGVSSMPLGVPTGALRAPGSNAIAFVMQSFIDELAHAAGRDPVQFRRDLLVAAEDGAAMDARRMQGVLDLVAEKSGWGKQTFPRGTAQGVAFHFSHRGYFAEVVQATVTKAGAVKVDKVWVAGDIGSQVINPLNAESQAQGAVLDGLSEAFGQEITIKDGRTEQANFNQYRLMRIRDVPPVDVHFLATDFPPTGLGEPALPPAVAALCNAIFSATGKRVRSLPLSKHDLSWA from the coding sequence ATGAGGAACGCCACAGTCACCCGCCGCGACTTCCTGCGCGTGTCTGCCATCGCGGGCGGCGGCATCCTGCTTGCCACCTACATCCCCGGATTGGCCGGGGCAGAAACGTTGGCCGCGAAAGCGTCCGACGAATTTCAGCCCGATGCGTACATCCGTATGACGCCCGACGGTATGGTCACGATCATGGCCAAGAATCCCGAGATCGGGCAGGGTGTGAAGACGATGCTGCCTATGATCATCGCCGACGAGCTGGACGTGGAGTGGAAGAACGTCCGCGTGGAACAGGCGTCGCTCGACACGACCAAGTTCGAGAACCAATGGGCCGGCGGCAGCACGGCCACGCCCATCAACTGGATGCCCCTGCGTCGCGTGGGTGCGGCTGGCCGCGCGATGCTGATCACCGCCGCGGCCGCCGCGTGGGGCGTACCGGAATCCGCATGCAGCACGGAGCCGGGCGCCGTGGTCCACGCCGCGAGCGGACGCAAGCTCAGCTACGGCCAACTGGTGGATCGCGCCACAACCGTGCCCGCTCCCGATCTGAATTCGGTGAAACTCAAGGATCCGAAGGATTTCCGGATCATAGGCACGCCGGTGCACGAGGTGGACAACCACGCCATCGTCACCGGCCAGCCGCTCTATGGCATTGACGTCACGCTGCCCGGGATGGTGCATGCCGTATTCCAGAAGTGCCCGGTCTTCGGCGGTACGGTGAAGAGCGCCAACCTCGACGTGATCAAGGCGCAGCCGGGTGTGAAGGACGCGTTCGTGGTGGAGCCGGCGCCGGGCGGCGATCTCAGCGGTCTGCTCGGCGGCGTCGCGATCATCGGCGAGACCTGGTGGGCCGCCCAATCGGCGCGCAAGAAGTTGAAGGTGGTGTGGGACGAAGGCGCGGCGGCGCAACAGAGCAGCGCGTCGTTCGCCTCCCGGGCCGCGGCGTTGTCGAAGCAGGCGCCGCAACGCTCCCTCCGCAGCGACGGCGACGTGGATGCCGCACTCAAGGGGGCAGCGAAAGTGGTGAGCGGCGACTACTTCTATCCATTCATTTCGCACGCGACGCTGGAGCCGCAGAACTGCACCGCCCATTATCGTGCCGGGAAGCTCGAGATCTGGGCGCCCACGCAGATGCCGGCGCGCGGGCGCACGATGGTGGCGACCACGCTGGGGATGAAGGAGGACGACATCACCGTTCACCTGACGCGGAGCGGCGGCGGCTTCGGCCGTCGATTGAACAACGACTACATGGTCGAAGCGGCGCGCATCGCAAGGCAGGTGGACGCGCCGGTCAAGCTGCTCTGGTCGCGGGAAGACGACATGCAGCACGACTTCTATCGCCCGGCGGGGTTCCACTATTTCACCGGCGGCGTGGACGCTTCGGGCAAGCTGGTGGCCTGGAAGGACCACTTCGTGACCTTCGGCGATGCGCCCCGCTACGCGGCCAGCGCCGGGATCTCAGCCGCCGAGTTCCCGTCGCGATTCATCCCGAATTTCTCGCTCGGTGTGTCGTCGATGCCGCTGGGCGTGCCCACCGGAGCGCTGCGCGCGCCGGGCAGCAATGCCATCGCGTTCGTGATGCAGTCGTTCATCGACGAATTGGCGCACGCCGCTGGGCGCGACCCCGTGCAGTTCCGACGCGATCTGCTGGTGGCCGCCGAAGACGGCGCGGCAATGGACGCCCGGCGAATGCAAGGCGTGCTCGACCTCGTGGCCGAGAAGTCGGGGTGGGGCAAGCAGACCTTCCCGCGCGGAACGGCGCAGGGCGTCGCCTTCCACTTCAGCCACCGCGGCTACTTCGCCGAGGTCGTGCAGGCCACGGTAACCAAGGCCGGCGCCGTGAAGGTGGACAAGGTCTGGGTGGCCGGCGACATCGGCAGCCAGGTCATCAACCCGCTCAACGCCGAGAGCCAGGCGCAGGGCGCTGTGCTCGACGGGTTGTCCGAAGCGTTTGGCCAGGAGATCACGATCAAGGACGGGCGCACCGAACAGGCGAACTTCAACCAGTATCGGTTGATGCGCATCCGCGACGTACCACCGGTGGATGTGCACTTTCTCGCCACCGACTTTCCGCCCACGGGCCTTGGTGAGCCGGCACTGCCGCCAGCGGTGGCCGCTCTGTGCAACGCGATCTTCTCGGCGACAGGAAAGCGCGTGCGGTCGCTGCCGCTGTCGAAGCACGACCTGAGCTGGGCGTAG